In one window of Candidatus Sulfotelmatobacter sp. DNA:
- the aroA gene encoding 3-phosphoshikimate 1-carboxyvinyltransferase — translation MTPVLRWRLAPAQLRAARLDVPGDKSITHRAILCGLLGAGETAIVGANPGADARRTLAAARALGAQVSEADGVLRIRGTAGALAEPADVLDCGNSGTALRLLAGVLAARPLLAVLTGDPSLRSRPVDRVVRPLREMGANLSARAGDRLPPLVVRGAELRGASFLEPTGSAQVASAVLFAGLAARGETRVRVNTGVRDHTVRMLPAFGARVEVERSADGSGEWRVSGEQTLSATRVEVPGDPSAAAFFAAAAAITPGLSIEIANVSLNPTRLGFFEVLREMGASIEVERGPDRAGEPAGSLRVAGPAELRAVEVGASRVPAMVDEIPAWAVVAAVARGTSQLSGAGELRVKESDRLRALAANLTSLGVAVVERAEGLEITGGAVNGGTVRAGGDHRIAMAFAILAARAAKPIEIDDAAMVATSFPGFAAAWRSLGGPLEEGEMD, via the coding sequence ATGACACCCGTGTTGCGCTGGAGGCTCGCGCCCGCGCAGCTGCGGGCCGCCCGGCTCGACGTCCCGGGCGACAAATCGATCACGCACCGGGCCATCCTGTGCGGCCTGCTCGGCGCCGGCGAGACCGCGATCGTGGGAGCCAACCCCGGCGCCGATGCGCGCAGGACGCTGGCGGCGGCGCGCGCGCTCGGCGCCCAGGTGAGCGAAGCGGATGGCGTGCTGCGGATTCGTGGCACCGCCGGTGCACTCGCCGAGCCCGCCGACGTGCTCGATTGTGGCAACTCCGGCACGGCGCTGCGACTGCTGGCGGGAGTGCTTGCGGCGCGGCCGCTGCTGGCGGTGCTGACCGGCGATCCCTCGCTGCGCTCGCGGCCGGTGGATCGCGTGGTGCGTCCGTTGCGCGAGATGGGCGCGAACCTGAGCGCGCGGGCCGGGGATCGGCTGCCGCCACTGGTGGTGCGCGGCGCGGAGCTTCGCGGCGCCAGCTTCCTCGAGCCGACCGGCAGCGCGCAGGTGGCGAGCGCCGTCCTGTTCGCGGGGCTGGCGGCGCGCGGTGAGACGCGTGTGCGCGTGAATACCGGAGTGCGCGATCACACCGTCCGCATGCTCCCGGCCTTCGGCGCACGGGTCGAGGTGGAGCGCTCGGCCGACGGCTCCGGCGAGTGGCGCGTCAGCGGTGAACAGACGCTGAGCGCGACCCGCGTCGAGGTGCCGGGCGATCCGTCGGCGGCCGCCTTCTTCGCCGCGGCGGCGGCGATCACGCCCGGACTTTCGATCGAGATCGCGAACGTGTCGCTCAATCCCACGCGGCTCGGTTTCTTCGAAGTCCTGCGCGAGATGGGGGCTTCGATCGAGGTCGAGCGCGGCCCCGATCGCGCCGGCGAGCCCGCGGGCAGCCTGCGGGTCGCCGGGCCTGCCGAGCTTCGGGCGGTCGAGGTCGGGGCCTCGCGGGTCCCCGCCATGGTGGACGAGATTCCGGCATGGGCGGTGGTGGCGGCGGTCGCACGCGGCACCTCGCAGCTGTCGGGAGCGGGGGAATTGCGCGTCAAGGAGAGTGACCGCCTGAGGGCGCTGGCCGCCAATCTCACCTCGCTCGGCGTCGCGGTGGTCGAGCGGGCCGAGGGGCTCGAGATCACCGGCGGCGCGGTGAATGGTGGTACGGTGCGCGCCGGTGGAGACCACCGAATCGCGATGGCGTTCGCGATTCTCGCCGCGCGCGCGGCGAAGCCCATCGAGATCGACGACGCGGCGATGGTGGCCACCTCGTTCCCGGGCTTCGCGGCCGCGTGGCGGTCGCTGGGCGGACCGCTCGAGGAAGGGGAGATGGATTGA
- a CDS encoding EutN/CcmL family microcompartment protein, which translates to MNFATVVGTVVCTEKVPAWRGYRLLVLQPTDEAGKAGGRALVAVDLVSAAPGQRVFYVRGREAATALPNPENPADAAIVGIVDEARHTHRPEAKR; encoded by the coding sequence ATTTCGCCACCGTGGTCGGCACCGTGGTCTGCACCGAGAAGGTGCCGGCCTGGCGTGGATACCGTCTGCTCGTGCTCCAACCCACGGACGAGGCGGGGAAGGCCGGTGGCCGGGCCCTGGTGGCGGTGGATCTGGTGTCGGCTGCGCCCGGTCAGCGCGTGTTCTACGTGCGCGGGCGAGAGGCGGCCACCGCGCTCCCCAATCCCGAGAATCCCGCCGACGCCGCGATCGTCGGCATCGTCGATGAAGCACGGCACACCCACCGGCCCGAGGCGAAGCGCTAG
- the cmk gene encoding (d)CMP kinase, producing MVTIDGPSAAGKSTTARAVAERLGFVYVDTGALYRAVALQVLEDGIPPDDATRIEQRVNALDLDLSGSPAQPHVWLEGRDVAREIRTPAVSELASRLATLPVVRRRLVEIQRGLAERGPLVAEGRDLGTVVFPDADVKIFLDADLDTRALRRHRELQARGIATRLEEVRADLERRDHRDQTRETSPLKAPEGAIHVDTSGLDIEQQVEAVIETVRSHPRAPEARAAGG from the coding sequence GTGGTCACGATCGACGGGCCCTCGGCGGCCGGAAAGAGCACCACCGCGCGCGCGGTCGCCGAGCGGCTGGGGTTCGTCTACGTGGATACCGGCGCCCTGTATCGCGCGGTGGCGCTGCAGGTGCTGGAAGACGGCATCCCGCCCGACGACGCCACGCGCATCGAGCAGCGCGTGAACGCGCTCGATCTCGATCTCTCGGGATCGCCGGCTCAACCTCACGTCTGGCTGGAAGGGCGAGACGTGGCGCGCGAAATCCGCACGCCGGCGGTGAGCGAGCTGGCATCGCGTCTGGCGACGCTGCCGGTGGTCCGCCGGCGGCTGGTCGAGATCCAGCGCGGGCTGGCCGAGCGCGGGCCGCTGGTCGCGGAGGGCCGGGATCTGGGCACCGTGGTCTTTCCCGACGCGGACGTGAAGATCTTCCTCGACGCCGATCTCGACACCCGGGCGCTTCGCCGCCATCGCGAGCTCCAGGCGCGCGGCATCGCCACGCGGCTCGAAGAGGTGAGGGCCGATCTCGAGCGCCGCGACCATCGCGACCAGACCCGCGAGACCAGCCCGCTGAAGGCGCCCGAGGGCGCCATCCACGTGGACACCTCGGGGCTCGACATCGAGCAGCAGGTGGAAGCGGTGATCGAGACGGTGCGCAGCCACCCGCGCGCTCCGGAGGCCCGGGCGGCCGGCGGGTGA
- a CDS encoding EutN/CcmL family microcompartment protein has protein sequence MFTARVVGDVVATIKHRDLHGEKLLLVQPVSAEGETRGKPVIAVDRAQAGPGDWVLVADEGNSAAQVLGKPRGAIRTVIVGVVDAVTREAQGR, from the coding sequence ATGTTCACCGCGCGCGTGGTGGGCGACGTGGTGGCGACCATCAAGCACCGCGACCTGCACGGAGAGAAGCTGCTGCTGGTTCAGCCGGTCTCCGCGGAAGGAGAGACGCGCGGGAAGCCGGTGATCGCGGTGGATCGCGCGCAGGCCGGCCCCGGCGACTGGGTGCTGGTCGCGGACGAGGGGAATTCGGCCGCGCAGGTGCTGGGGAAGCCGCGCGGAGCGATCCGGACGGTGATCGTCGGGGTGGTGGACGCCGTCACCCGGGAGGCTCAAGGGCGCTGA
- a CDS encoding HU family DNA-binding protein, protein MTKADLVEEIATQTGISRQHTGIIVDQLLDAVCRALSEGKHLEIRGFGTFKVRERRARRARNPRSGTEVMVPAKLVPIFKPSKELKAQVLEPAAVKQTAGVA, encoded by the coding sequence ATGACCAAGGCGGATCTGGTCGAAGAGATCGCGACGCAGACGGGCATCTCGCGGCAGCACACCGGCATCATCGTGGATCAGCTGCTCGACGCCGTGTGTCGCGCGCTCAGCGAGGGCAAGCACCTCGAGATTCGCGGCTTCGGCACCTTCAAGGTTCGCGAGCGCCGCGCGCGGCGAGCCCGCAATCCGCGCAGCGGCACCGAGGTGATGGTGCCCGCCAAGCTGGTTCCGATCTTCAAGCCGAGCAAGGAACTCAAGGCTCAGGTGCTCGAACCCGCGGCGGTCAAGCAGACCGCCGGCGTGGCCTAG
- a CDS encoding PilZ domain-containing protein, whose protein sequence is MTKRSGRRSERRKTTRADVRLSMRLESNAPETDGAQVVTESQNISASGVYCMSSHYLPPLSKVALTIVLPRVPGSRAAKELIKCEGIVVRCEQSAKRGERPYQLACMFSNLDDQLRQRLDAFVTWRNLQALRAAASATPRAASRARRTRAAVTASRTTTRAAKAPRRRTLH, encoded by the coding sequence ATGACGAAGCGCAGCGGCCGGCGCTCCGAGCGCCGGAAGACTACGCGGGCCGACGTGCGGCTCAGCATGCGACTGGAGAGCAACGCCCCCGAAACCGACGGCGCGCAGGTGGTGACCGAGAGCCAGAACATCTCGGCCAGCGGCGTGTACTGCATGTCGTCGCATTATCTGCCGCCGCTCTCCAAGGTCGCGCTCACCATCGTGCTGCCGAGAGTGCCGGGCAGCCGCGCCGCCAAGGAGCTGATCAAGTGCGAGGGGATCGTGGTGCGGTGCGAGCAGAGCGCGAAGCGTGGCGAGCGCCCCTACCAGCTCGCCTGCATGTTCTCGAACCTCGACGACCAGCTGCGGCAGCGCCTCGACGCCTTCGTGACCTGGCGCAACCTGCAGGCCCTGCGGGCCGCGGCCAGCGCCACGCCTCGTGCCGCCTCGCGCGCGCGGCGCACGCGAGCCGCGGTCACCGCGAGCCGCACGACGACGCGCGCGGCGAAGGCGCCGCGGCGGCGGACGCTTCACTAG
- a CDS encoding lysophospholipid acyltransferase family protein: protein MTGWTITGREQVPRTGGLIFASNHISFWDPPLIACACPRELHFLAKEELFSSGPLGPLIRGVNAIPIRRGVADLSGLSRAMEALQRGGALLLFPEGSRMRDGQLHVARPGVGLLASNADVPIVPCYISGSNRPREWWLRKTRVRIRFGTARPWRELAGESADLPAGRARYMSIGESVMREIASLRDADELAVRGVARGG from the coding sequence TTGACGGGGTGGACGATCACCGGCAGGGAGCAGGTGCCCCGCACGGGCGGCCTGATTTTCGCGTCGAACCACATCTCCTTCTGGGATCCACCCCTCATCGCCTGCGCGTGTCCACGCGAGCTGCACTTTCTCGCCAAGGAAGAGTTGTTTTCGTCCGGCCCGCTCGGACCGTTGATTCGCGGCGTCAACGCGATCCCGATCCGGCGTGGGGTTGCGGACCTGAGTGGGCTGTCACGGGCCATGGAGGCCCTGCAGCGGGGCGGTGCGCTGTTGCTTTTTCCGGAGGGAAGCCGGATGCGCGACGGGCAGCTTCACGTCGCGCGGCCGGGAGTCGGTTTGCTCGCCAGCAACGCCGACGTGCCGATCGTGCCCTGCTACATCTCGGGCAGCAATCGGCCCAGGGAGTGGTGGTTGCGAAAAACGCGTGTCCGGATCCGGTTCGGAACGGCGCGCCCGTGGCGAGAGCTGGCGGGCGAGTCGGCTGATCTTCCGGCGGGACGCGCGCGTTACATGAGCATCGGCGAGTCGGTGATGCGCGAGATCGCGTCGCTGCGCGATGCCGATGAACTGGCGGTACGTGGAGTCGCCCGAGGTGGGTGA
- a CDS encoding RNB domain-containing ribonuclease, protein MRGRLQPENGDWCVAEISEEGDAHLIEVLGAEDRPLWDDSGVASQYRLRTRFASAALHEAGARSEPSAAECEGRLDLRDRLSFTIDPDDARDHDDALSVEWLPRHRWRVGIHIADVSHYVPEGHAVDHEAVERGTSCYLPGGAIPMLPERLSSDLCSLLPGRDRLTLSVLVDLDERGGRHDVRFAETVIRSRHRLTYGEVQQELDGHGNLEPKLAESIAVIRDLARALRRQRLAAGALELEVPEVKAIVDEHGVPTALERRAHLESHELIEEFMLLANRCVGEEGSRRRAGLLYRVHDPPSPRKLEELDVMLKALGLPRPGTLGDPARALQSLLKVPLDPGHRRLLHRLVLRSMPRARYFEKDAGHFGLATRDYCHFTSPIRRYPDLHNHRRVREWLHSRPSGAWDPHALAGLAERCSATEQNATDAEREAVRVKGLRVLETRLGDRASGIITGFLRHGFFVELDELPVEGFCRPSLALDDYFSLDSTGVRMIGRHTRRRFSLGDVVRVVVARVDVPGRECDLALDVPPRRTRHERRRKG, encoded by the coding sequence GTGCGCGGGCGGCTGCAACCCGAGAACGGGGACTGGTGCGTGGCGGAAATCTCGGAGGAGGGTGACGCCCATCTGATCGAGGTGCTGGGCGCCGAGGACCGCCCGCTCTGGGACGACTCGGGGGTGGCATCGCAATACCGGCTCCGAACGCGATTCGCGAGCGCCGCGCTGCACGAGGCCGGCGCGCGAAGCGAGCCCTCGGCAGCCGAGTGCGAAGGACGGCTCGATCTTCGCGACCGGCTCTCGTTCACCATCGATCCGGACGATGCCCGGGACCACGACGACGCGCTTTCGGTCGAATGGCTGCCCCGCCACCGCTGGCGGGTGGGCATCCACATCGCCGACGTCTCGCACTACGTCCCCGAAGGCCATGCGGTGGACCACGAGGCCGTGGAGCGCGGCACCAGCTGCTATCTGCCGGGGGGCGCGATCCCGATGCTCCCGGAGCGGTTGTCGTCGGATCTCTGCTCGCTGCTTCCGGGCCGCGATCGCCTGACGCTCTCGGTGCTCGTGGACCTGGACGAGCGCGGCGGACGCCACGACGTTCGCTTCGCCGAGACCGTGATCCGCAGCCGGCATCGGCTGACCTACGGGGAAGTCCAGCAGGAGCTCGACGGTCACGGCAACCTCGAGCCGAAACTGGCGGAAAGCATCGCCGTGATCCGCGATCTGGCGCGCGCGCTGCGCCGCCAGCGGCTCGCGGCCGGCGCGCTCGAGCTGGAGGTGCCGGAGGTCAAGGCGATCGTGGACGAGCACGGTGTACCCACTGCGCTCGAACGGCGAGCCCATCTCGAGAGCCACGAGCTGATCGAGGAGTTCATGCTGCTCGCCAATCGCTGTGTCGGCGAGGAAGGATCAAGGCGGCGCGCCGGGCTGCTCTATCGCGTTCACGATCCGCCCTCGCCGCGGAAGCTCGAAGAGCTGGACGTGATGCTCAAGGCCCTCGGCCTGCCGAGGCCGGGGACCCTTGGAGACCCGGCGCGCGCGCTCCAGTCCCTGCTCAAGGTCCCGCTCGATCCAGGACATCGGCGGCTCCTCCACCGGCTGGTCCTCCGTTCGATGCCGCGTGCCCGCTATTTCGAGAAGGACGCGGGCCACTTCGGGCTCGCCACGCGCGACTACTGTCACTTCACCTCCCCGATTCGGCGCTACCCCGATCTTCACAACCACCGCCGGGTCCGGGAATGGCTCCACTCCCGGCCCAGCGGTGCCTGGGACCCTCACGCGCTGGCCGGCCTGGCCGAGCGCTGCAGCGCCACCGAGCAGAACGCCACCGATGCCGAGCGCGAGGCGGTCCGCGTCAAGGGGCTCCGCGTGCTCGAGACGCGACTGGGAGATCGTGCTTCGGGTATCATCACCGGGTTTCTGCGGCATGGCTTCTTCGTGGAGCTCGACGAGCTGCCGGTCGAAGGCTTCTGTCGGCCTTCGCTGGCGCTCGACGACTATTTCTCGCTCGACTCCACCGGAGTTCGAATGATCGGCCGGCACACTCGCCGCCGCTTTTCGCTCGGAGACGTGGTCCGGGTGGTGGTGGCGCGCGTCGACGTGCCGGGACGGGAGTGCGACCTGGCGCTGGACGTGCCGCCCCGGCGGACGCGCCACGAACGCAGGAGGAAGGGATGA